The following are encoded in a window of Calditrichota bacterium genomic DNA:
- a CDS encoding glutamate synthase, which produces MSSKMTRNNVPEESDSCAIVAFVKKDGLPTHGNVRRTLMALDAMEHRTGEINFESDGAGIQTDIPRKVWEKTLASRRMNASVANDPYFAVAHLMIDEPNPRRLSALIKQVLAILQKHGFEIIIHQKAKTMPEYLGPKARTTEPVFYQIACLPAQFRVSTDKQTFLATLEIERQFKQVHVASFSKNSVVYKVRGDTSALMRYFPELRHPDFQSAISLAHGRYSTNTDSIPQRAQMFSTLGHNGEINTIRRLEKEARQLGFQLVSGGSDSQNLDRVLESFMFAFDLSLMEAMEILFQPIWSEVEKLPPRFRDMYATFRRAWGMLAQGPAAVIARQGNEIVFSVDALGLRPLWFGETEKEYFASSEKGVVDLDTMQCDPKPLAPGEKMGFLLHRQTIDLNSEALVRPGFVEIFSYDKIQRRALHTFEKRIGSDISRKSLFFAQPEPSQERDVLPVPETPETILAASGWSKDDLKSLLAMAETGREVIGSTGYDGPLAGFSTRPVNLPEFFKEKVAVVTNPAIDRIREHQHFSTAVFLGGKPSLTGKEPPPHQIFLKLPLLLSTDSMDPSPVLSKVAAENAIFTLNHLKNLASKDLFVLDYSLVSDPSDSFLNQLEKLQAAALEAASEHPSSIIILNDREFLRAPNQHL; this is translated from the coding sequence ATGAGTAGTAAAATGACCCGAAACAATGTCCCGGAGGAATCGGATAGCTGTGCCATCGTTGCTTTTGTAAAAAAGGACGGTCTTCCAACCCACGGTAACGTGCGGCGAACGCTCATGGCATTGGACGCCATGGAGCACCGCACGGGCGAAATCAATTTTGAAAGCGACGGAGCAGGTATTCAGACCGATATTCCCAGAAAAGTATGGGAGAAAACACTGGCCAGCCGTCGAATGAATGCGTCCGTCGCCAACGACCCCTACTTCGCCGTTGCTCATCTGATGATTGACGAACCGAATCCCCGGCGGCTATCGGCGCTCATCAAACAGGTCCTGGCGATCCTCCAAAAACATGGTTTTGAGATCATTATTCATCAAAAAGCGAAAACCATGCCCGAATATCTGGGCCCAAAGGCTCGTACCACCGAACCGGTATTTTACCAGATTGCCTGCCTTCCGGCTCAATTCCGGGTGTCCACAGACAAACAGACCTTTTTGGCCACACTGGAAATCGAACGGCAATTTAAGCAGGTTCACGTGGCCTCCTTCAGCAAAAACAGTGTCGTTTACAAGGTGCGCGGGGATACATCGGCTCTGATGCGTTATTTCCCCGAATTACGCCACCCGGATTTTCAATCGGCAATTTCTCTGGCACACGGGCGGTACTCAACCAACACCGATTCCATCCCCCAGCGCGCCCAAATGTTTTCAACACTCGGCCACAATGGGGAAATCAACACCATTCGCCGTCTGGAAAAGGAGGCCCGGCAACTGGGATTTCAACTGGTTTCCGGCGGGAGTGACTCCCAGAACCTGGACCGCGTTCTGGAAAGCTTCATGTTTGCTTTTGATCTGTCTCTTATGGAAGCCATGGAAATCCTTTTTCAACCGATCTGGAGTGAAGTGGAAAAGCTGCCTCCCCGCTTTCGGGATATGTACGCCACCTTCCGGCGGGCCTGGGGAATGCTGGCTCAGGGACCGGCGGCCGTTATTGCGCGACAGGGGAACGAAATCGTCTTTAGTGTGGACGCTCTGGGACTGCGCCCCTTGTGGTTTGGCGAAACCGAAAAGGAATATTTTGCCAGCTCCGAGAAGGGCGTTGTTGATCTGGACACCATGCAGTGCGATCCCAAACCCCTGGCCCCCGGCGAAAAAATGGGATTTCTCCTTCACCGCCAAACCATCGATCTTAATTCCGAGGCCCTTGTGCGGCCGGGATTTGTGGAAATATTTTCATACGACAAAATTCAGCGCCGGGCGCTCCACACCTTTGAAAAACGGATCGGTTCGGATATTTCAAGAAAGAGTCTCTTTTTTGCTCAACCTGAACCATCCCAGGAAAGGGATGTTTTGCCCGTTCCCGAAACACCGGAAACCATCCTTGCGGCCTCCGGATGGAGTAAAGACGATCTGAAATCGCTCCTGGCCATGGCCGAAACCGGCCGGGAGGTGATTGGTTCCACCGGCTACGACGGCCCGCTGGCCGGATTTTCAACCCGGCCGGTCAATCTGCCTGAATTCTTCAAGGAAAAGGTGGCGGTGGTCACCAACCCGGCTATCGACCGCATCCGGGAACATCAGCACTTTTCAACAGCCGTTTTTCTGGGGGGGAAACCCTCTCTTACCGGCAAGGAACCGCCCCCGCACCAGATTTTTTTGAAGCTACCCCTTCTCCTCTCAACCGATTCAATGGACCCGTCTCCTGTTCTGTCGAAGGTGGCAGCAGAAAATGCCATATTTACATTGAATCACTTAAAAAATCTGGCTTCGAAGGATCTGTTCGTTCTTGATTATTCACTCGTTTCGGACCCGTCCGATTCGTTTCTGAACCAATTAGAAAAACTGCAGGCGGCTGCTCTCGAAGCCGCTTCCGAACACCCGTCATCCATTATTATTTTAAATGATCGTGAGTTTTTGCGCGCTCCCAATCAACACCT
- a CDS encoding oligopeptide transporter, OPT family: MAEEKVRLPENAYIPLKPGEKYIPFIPADIHPPEVTVRSVSWGVVMALIFTAATAYLGLKIGQVFEAAIPIAILAVGIGALYNRKSTILENVIIQSIGAASGVVVAGAIFTLPALYILKLPVNFLHIFLASLFGGFLGILFLIPMRKYFVAEQHGLLPFPEATATTEVLVTGESASGQAKVLVYAAIVGGLYDFAIATFGLWKEVVSTRVVPLFATLADKAKLVIKMNAGAAVMGLGYIVGLRYALIIAAGSFVSWLVLIPAIWFFGAHISSVISPGTIPIDQMTAEQIFGSYVRHIGIGGIAAAGIIGIIKYSKIILSAFSLGFKELVGGAKASAGTERTQRDIPMSAVIALIALTLILVLMFFRMMVVDTWTIALAALVVVFIIAFLFSTVAAQAIAIVGVNPVSGMTLMTLILASAILVALGLKGTEGMVSALIIGGVVCTSLSMSGGFVTDLKIGYWIGATPANQEKWKFLGTLFSAAAIGGVILLLDKVYGFVPGPGHPQALAAPQANAMAAVITAIMGKGAPWLLYTAGIFMAIIMEFLGVPPLAFALGMYLPIELNTPVLAGGLVAYFVEKSSKNPDVSKARKDRGILIASGFVAGGAIMGVVSAFLSLGISSGVIPHLNTGFGETVAGEWVSIIFFTALCVYMYHYAKRAAKE; encoded by the coding sequence ATGGCAGAAGAAAAAGTTAGACTACCGGAAAATGCGTACATTCCCCTGAAACCCGGAGAAAAATACATCCCGTTTATCCCCGCGGATATTCACCCGCCCGAAGTAACGGTGCGATCGGTGTCATGGGGGGTGGTTATGGCCTTAATTTTCACGGCAGCCACGGCCTACCTGGGCCTTAAAATCGGTCAGGTTTTTGAAGCGGCGATTCCCATTGCCATTCTGGCTGTTGGAATCGGAGCACTATACAATCGAAAAAGTACCATCCTTGAAAACGTTATTATTCAATCCATCGGTGCGGCCTCCGGCGTGGTTGTTGCCGGCGCTATTTTTACGCTGCCAGCCCTGTATATTTTAAAACTTCCGGTCAATTTTCTTCACATTTTTCTGGCCTCTCTGTTTGGCGGATTTTTGGGAATTCTCTTTTTGATTCCGATGCGAAAATATTTTGTGGCGGAACAGCATGGCCTTCTCCCCTTTCCCGAAGCCACGGCCACCACCGAGGTGTTGGTTACCGGTGAGAGCGCATCCGGTCAGGCGAAGGTTCTCGTGTATGCCGCCATTGTGGGGGGATTGTACGATTTTGCTATTGCCACCTTTGGCTTGTGGAAAGAAGTGGTTTCCACACGGGTGGTGCCTCTTTTTGCCACGTTAGCGGATAAGGCCAAACTGGTTATCAAAATGAATGCGGGGGCGGCTGTGATGGGCCTGGGCTACATCGTCGGCTTGCGCTATGCCCTGATTATCGCCGCAGGAAGCTTCGTGTCGTGGCTGGTTCTTATTCCCGCCATCTGGTTCTTCGGGGCCCACATTTCCTCGGTCATCTCCCCCGGAACTATTCCGATTGATCAGATGACGGCCGAGCAAATCTTTGGCAGCTACGTTCGCCACATCGGAATCGGAGGCATTGCGGCCGCCGGTATAATCGGCATCATTAAATATTCAAAGATTATTCTTTCGGCATTCAGCCTGGGATTTAAAGAATTGGTGGGTGGTGCAAAGGCCAGCGCCGGAACCGAACGAACCCAGCGGGACATCCCCATGTCTGCCGTAATTGCCCTGATTGCTCTTACCCTTATTCTCGTGCTGATGTTCTTCCGAATGATGGTGGTGGATACCTGGACAATTGCTCTGGCGGCATTGGTGGTGGTGTTTATTATTGCCTTTCTTTTTTCCACAGTAGCCGCTCAGGCCATTGCTATTGTCGGAGTCAACCCAGTTTCCGGAATGACCTTAATGACTCTGATTTTAGCCAGCGCCATTTTGGTGGCTCTGGGCCTGAAGGGAACCGAAGGGATGGTTTCCGCTTTGATTATCGGCGGTGTGGTCTGTACGTCGTTGTCCATGTCCGGTGGATTTGTGACCGATTTAAAAATTGGGTACTGGATCGGTGCCACACCGGCCAATCAGGAAAAATGGAAATTCCTGGGAACACTTTTTTCCGCCGCTGCAATCGGCGGGGTCATTTTGTTGTTGGATAAGGTTTACGGATTCGTTCCCGGTCCGGGGCACCCTCAGGCGCTGGCGGCTCCTCAGGCCAATGCCATGGCAGCCGTCATCACGGCGATCATGGGAAAAGGTGCGCCCTGGCTGCTCTACACGGCCGGTATTTTTATGGCGATTATCATGGAATTCTTGGGTGTTCCACCCCTGGCTTTTGCTCTGGGAATGTACCTGCCCATCGAATTGAACACGCCTGTTCTGGCCGGCGGACTGGTGGCCTATTTTGTGGAGAAAAGCAGCAAGAACCCGGATGTAAGCAAGGCGCGAAAAGACCGCGGTATTTTAATTGCATCGGGGTTTGTCGCTGGCGGGGCAATCATGGGAGTGGTCAGTGCATTTCTGTCATTGGGAATTAGCAGCGGCGTTATTCCGCACTTAAACACGGGCTTTGGTGAAACCGTTGCCGGGGAGTGGGTGAGCATCATTTTCTTCACGGCATTGTGTGTTTACATGTACCATTACGCCAAACGGGCGGCAAAGGAATAA